Proteins found in one Camelus bactrianus isolate YW-2024 breed Bactrian camel chromosome X, ASM4877302v1, whole genome shotgun sequence genomic segment:
- the NAP1L3 gene encoding nucleosome assembly protein 1-like 3: MAEADPNRVSEPAAQGVDEEMMASSSSDSGEESDSSSSSSSTSCSSSSSSSSSGSSSSRSRYYRKKRVPGPSRRARRAPSGRSFVDQLPRAVRNRVQALRNIQDECDKVDALFLKAIHDLERKYAELNRPLYDRRFQIINAEYEPTEEEYEWNSEDEVFSSDEEVQEEGPSEMPALEGEEEDDPKANPEVKAEEKEAPKENPEAKAEEKAESKDVLEAKPEGKEELKEAPQAKAEDKEQPKAAEVRVRAVGKEAPKRVPEVRPKERALKRARKGKPKREDPKGIPDYWLTVLKNVDKLGPMIQKYDEPILKFLSDVSLKFSKPGRPISYTFEFCFLPNPYFRNEVLTKTYIIKSKPDHNDPFFSWGWEIQDCKGCKIDWRRGKDVTVTTTRSRMTATGEVEIQPRVVPNASFFNFFSPPEIPTIGKLEPREDAILDEDFEIGQILHDNVILKSIYYYTGEVKGTYDVGKDYGNRKYRK, encoded by the coding sequence ATGGCAGAAGCGGATCCGAACAGGGTCTCGGAACCTGCCGCCCAGGGGGTTGATGAAGAGATGATGGCTAGCTCCTCTAGCGATTCTGGGGAAGAATCTGACAGCAGCAGCTCTAGCAGCAGCACTagttgcagcagcagcagcagcagcagtagcagtggcagcagcagtagCCGCAGCCGCTACTATAGAAAGAAGAGGGTACCTGGGCCTTCCAGAAGGGCGCGGCGGGCTCCGTCGGGTAGAAGTTTCGTGGATCAGCTGCCTCGGGCAGTTCGAAATCGTGTGCAGGCGCTCAGAAATATTCAAGATGAATGTGACAAGGTAGACGCCCTGTTCTTAAAGGCAATTCACGATCTTGAAAGAAAATATGCCGAACTCAATAGGCCTCTATATGATCGGCGATTCCAGATCATCAATGCAGAATATGAGCCTACGGAAGAAGAATATGAATGGAATTCAGAGGATGAGGTGTTCAGCAGTGATGAGGAGGTGCAGGAAGAAGGTCCCAGTGAAATGCCTGCCTTGGAGGGTGAGGAAGAAGATGACCCTAAAGCAAACCCCGAGGTCAAGGCTGAAGAGAAGGAAGCTCCTAAAGAAAATCCAGAGgccaaagcagaagaaaaagcagaGTCCAAAGATGTTCTGGAGGCCAAGCCTGAAGGGAAGGAAGAGCTTAAAGAAGCCCCCCAGGCAAAGGCAGAAGATAAAGAACAGCCCAAAGCAGCAGAGGTGAGGGTAAGGGCTGTGGGAAAAGAGGCTCCTAAAAGAGTTCCTGAGGTCAGGCCTAAAGAAAGAGCTCTTAAAAGAGCTCGTAAGGGAAAGCCTAAAAGAGAGGATCCTAAAGGCATTCCCGACTATTGGCTGACTGTGTTAAAGAATGTTGACAAGCTGGGGCCCATGATTCAGAAGTATGATGAGCCCATTCTGAAGTTCCTGTCGGACGTGAGCCTGAAGTTCTCAAAACCTGGCCGGCCCATAAGTTACACATTTGAATTTTGCTTCCTACCCAATCCATACTTCAGAAATGAGGTGCTGACCAAGACATACATAATAAAGTCAAAACCAGATCACAACGATCCCTTCTTCTCTTGGGGATGGGAAATCCAAGATTGCAAAGGCTGTAAAATAGATTGGAGAAGAGGAAAGGATGTTACAGTGACGACCACCCGGAGTCGCATGACTGCGACTGGAGAAGTTGAAATCCAGCCAAGAGTGGTTCCTAATGCAtcattcttcaatttctttagcCCTCCTGAGATTCCTACGATTGGAAAGCTTGAACCACGAGAAGACGCTATCCTGGATGAGGACTTTGAAATTGGTCAGATTTTACATGATAACGTCATCCTGAAATCAATCTATTACTATACAGGAGAAGTCAAGGGTACCTATGATGTTGGTAAAGattatggaaacagaaaatatcGAAAATAA